In Oceaniferula flava, the genomic window GAAAGGTAGGCGGTGATCGGTGTCGGTGCACCTTGATAGACGTCGGGGATCCAGAGTTGCATCGGCGCAGCTCCCACTTTGAAGCCAAGAGCGATCAGGATTAGAGCAATGCCCATCAGCAGGTAGCTTTGATTAAACTCACCTTTGGCAATGATGTTCGAGAACAGGGTCACTTCGGTGGTTCCCAAAGCTCCGTAGATCCAGGCAATGCCGTAGACCAGAAAGCCGGTGGAAAGGGCTCCGAGAATGAGGTATTTTACCCCAGCCTCCAGCGATCCGACATTTTTGCGCATGTAAGCGACCATCACGTAGAAGGTGATGGTGACGAGCTCGAGAGCGACGAAAATAGAAACCAGATCGCGAGCCGAAGCCATCCACATCAGGCCGGCGCAGGCGAATACCGGGAGGCAGAAAAACTCACCGAGACCGGAGCTTGAGGTATCGCCCGAGGTGAAGCGTGACAGCACCTTGCGGAAATCCACCGCCATCAAGAGCACAAGAATGGTGCTGACCAGCGCGATGATTTTGTAGAACAGGGCGACTTGATCGTAATGGTAGAAACGCGACATCCAGTCCGGCACTGAGGCGCAAGTGCAGACAAAACACTGCAGGATAAGAATAAGGGTCAGTCCAGCGGCGGCGATCAGGCCGAGCTTGGATTTGTTGCCACTGCTGAAAGCCTCGAACATCAGTAAAAAGATGCCGAAACCAACGGTGATGAATTCAATGTAATGCGGTTGCATGGTGAGAAAAATAGGTCGTATAGGTCCTCTGAGACTTATCGTGATTTAGAGAAATTGAAGAAGGATCTGCGGATAAATACCCACCACTAACAGAGTTGTAGCCAGCAGGTAAGCGGGGATTTTTTCGCAGATGTGGAGGTCGGTGGCGGGCTTGGTGTCGCGCACCAGTGGGCCTTGGAAGATGTTGCGGTAGGCGCGCAGCATGTAGACAGCACTCAGCACCACACCCCAGAGGGCGATGATGGTGGTCCACTGCACCCAGCCGAGTCCCTCGGCCGGTTTCCAATCGGCAAAGCCGGCAAAGAATACCATGACTTCACCAGCGAAGTTGGCGAGGCCGGGGAGACCGATCGATGCCATGCCTGCCAGTCCGAAAACAAAAGCCAGCGCCGGAGCGGTCTTGGCCAGTCCTCCCAGCTCGGCGATTTCCAACGTGCCGGTTTTGCGCTCAATCACTGAGGCCAGTGAGAACAGTAGGGCGATGGAAATTCCGTGAGCGAACATCAACAGCACTGCAGCTGGCTGGGCGATCTCGTTGCTGCCATTGGCGGAAAGTGCGGCGATGGCGAGGAAGATGTAGCCCATGTGCATCACCGAGGAGTTACCGAGCATGAGGTCGAGACGTTTTTGATTCACTGTCACCAGTCCGACCCAGATGATGTTGCCGAGCAGCAGCACACAAACCCACGGCAGCCAGTGCGCCATGCCATCGGGTGCCACTACCATACCGACCCGAAGAAGTCCGTAGAGGCCGAATTTTTTCAACACA contains:
- a CDS encoding NADH-quinone oxidoreductase subunit N, encoding MQPHYIEFITVGFGIFLLMFEAFSSGNKSKLGLIAAAGLTLILILQCFVCTCASVPDWMSRFYHYDQVALFYKIIALVSTILVLLMAVDFRKVLSRFTSGDTSSSGLGEFFCLPVFACAGLMWMASARDLVSIFVALELVTITFYVMVAYMRKNVGSLEAGVKYLILGALSTGFLVYGIAWIYGALGTTEVTLFSNIIAKGEFNQSYLLMGIALILIALGFKVGAAPMQLWIPDVYQGAPTPITAYLSVASKAAGFLVMMVVLGPFLAMSATNSEVVLALSVMAGATLLYGNLAALQQENFKRLLAYSSIAHAGFLLMGVASRDFSAVSFYLGTYLLMTFAAFFVLALVRNQDDSDLIDAFDGLGKRNPLLAAVLTITMAALAGIPLTAGFWGKFFIFAAAINAGQSWWLLAIAFVSVAAGFYYYLKVVKAMYWNAPTTEKAIEVPVITKSVLALLTLAILLFGIWPQPIMDLLK
- a CDS encoding complex I subunit 4 family protein, whose product is MLFALILIPLLAAVAILLGAPSRNTALGAAVLNIFLTAVAVSNPSAWDTGFQVLEQPNINLSLGLYDGMSVVMLILSVLVTFAAVFTGKCPEGRDKLWFSSILLIAAGAIGAFISTDIFFFYAFHEMALIPTFLMIGILGSGERKQAAWKITIYLAFGSIVLLAGLLLAVGQLDGFAFSDLQEIPAEHQNAVALLLIIGFGTLVSLFPLHSWAAPAYASAPAPVSMLHAGVLKKFGLYGLLRVGMVVAPDGMAHWLPWVCVLLLGNIIWVGLVTVNQKRLDLMLGNSSVMHMGYIFLAIAALSANGSNEIAQPAAVLLMFAHGISIALLFSLASVIERKTGTLEIAELGGLAKTAPALAFVFGLAGMASIGLPGLANFAGEVMVFFAGFADWKPAEGLGWVQWTTIIALWGVVLSAVYMLRAYRNIFQGPLVRDTKPATDLHICEKIPAYLLATTLLVVGIYPQILLQFL